A genomic segment from Nocardiopsis sp. Huas11 encodes:
- a CDS encoding class I SAM-dependent methyltransferase: MSETQSPAGPFSALRLDERLRDTRLFFSQALRTFHATGSIVPSSRALADALSEFVRERPDPAQPLRILEAGAGTGAISRGIAAAMGPGDSVDLVESNPEFAAHLEGLLKTDPELSTIADSARVHAKLVNEMGTDRRYDAIVSGLPFANFTADEVTEILDYYFEVLEPGGTLSFYGYLYTKEVKAVIARREDYLRQARTSWVVQDWIDRYGIRTDTVFANIPPAWVHHLRKPA; encoded by the coding sequence ATGTCCGAGACTCAGAGCCCCGCCGGACCGTTTTCCGCCCTCAGGCTGGATGAGCGCCTGCGTGACACCAGGTTGTTCTTCAGTCAGGCGCTGCGGACCTTCCACGCGACCGGTTCCATCGTGCCGAGCAGCCGGGCACTGGCCGACGCGCTGTCCGAGTTCGTCCGCGAGCGCCCCGACCCCGCACAGCCACTGCGCATCCTGGAGGCCGGCGCCGGAACCGGCGCGATCAGCCGCGGGATCGCCGCCGCCATGGGCCCGGGGGACAGCGTCGACCTGGTCGAGTCCAACCCCGAGTTCGCCGCCCACCTGGAGGGACTGCTCAAGACCGACCCCGAGCTGTCGACGATCGCCGACAGCGCCCGGGTCCACGCCAAGCTCGTCAACGAGATGGGCACGGACCGCCGCTACGACGCGATCGTCTCCGGTCTGCCGTTCGCCAACTTCACCGCCGACGAGGTCACGGAGATCCTCGACTACTACTTCGAGGTCCTCGAACCCGGCGGCACCCTCTCCTTCTACGGCTACCTGTACACCAAGGAGGTCAAGGCGGTCATCGCCCGGCGGGAGGACTACCTCCGCCAGGCGCGGACCAGCTGGGTGGTCCAGGACTGGATCGACCGCTACGGCATCCGGACCGACACGGTGTTCGCCAACATCCCGCCCGCGTGGGTGCACCACCTGCGCAAGCCGGCCTGA
- a CDS encoding cytochrome P450, which translates to MTDAPRVTVDPFAVTVRGLDDPHPTRAALRAAGPIVRAEAPAGGPVWIVTDDALAREVFVHPRIVKDPAQAPAGWDPRAAGLEPTAAEQPSLTTYDGPEHELLRRAHSPLFTARRMRDHAERITELARESLTRLAEPGGTVDLMADFTTRFPLSVVCHVLGVPLDRVDDAIAACRHMSSGDPEDAGRAMAAFEELSAAALDGDRRGLAVELGDRVPDDMTREQVAYLLFTLLFAGQLTTDPALGFVVARLLDAERPVAREGTAEEFVRDTLRRHPPAAFSLWRFTSADIELAGVRLPARSPVLVDIQGINTDPARPIGPDLAFGAGPHYCTGAQLAQLELSAVVEVLRADFPHACLAVPFARLRQRDLGGVQGSRLTALPVRLRG; encoded by the coding sequence ATGACCGACGCACCCCGCGTCACCGTCGACCCGTTCGCCGTCACCGTTCGCGGCCTCGACGACCCCCACCCCACGCGCGCCGCTCTGCGCGCCGCCGGCCCCATCGTCCGCGCCGAAGCCCCGGCCGGCGGCCCGGTGTGGATCGTCACCGACGACGCGCTCGCCCGGGAGGTGTTCGTCCATCCCCGGATCGTGAAGGACCCGGCCCAGGCGCCGGCCGGTTGGGATCCGCGGGCCGCGGGGCTCGAACCCACCGCCGCCGAGCAGCCGTCCCTCACCACCTACGACGGCCCGGAGCACGAACTGCTCCGCCGGGCGCACTCCCCGCTGTTCACGGCCCGCCGGATGCGCGACCACGCGGAGCGGATCACGGAGCTGGCCCGGGAGTCGCTGACCCGGCTCGCCGAGCCGGGCGGCACGGTCGACCTCATGGCCGACTTCACCACGCGGTTCCCCCTCAGCGTCGTCTGCCATGTGCTCGGGGTGCCCCTCGACCGGGTCGACGACGCCATCGCCGCCTGCCGGCACATGTCCAGCGGTGATCCGGAGGACGCCGGCCGGGCGATGGCCGCCTTCGAGGAGCTGTCCGCCGCCGCGTTGGACGGCGACCGGCGGGGCCTGGCCGTTGAGCTGGGTGACCGGGTACCCGACGACATGACCAGGGAACAGGTGGCCTACCTGCTGTTCACCCTGCTCTTCGCCGGACAGCTCACCACCGATCCGGCGCTGGGGTTCGTGGTCGCGCGCCTCCTCGACGCCGAGCGTCCCGTGGCGCGGGAGGGGACGGCGGAGGAGTTCGTCCGGGACACGCTGCGCCGGCACCCGCCCGCGGCCTTCAGCCTCTGGCGGTTCACCTCCGCCGACATCGAACTCGCCGGGGTGCGCCTGCCCGCGCGCTCCCCGGTACTCGTCGACATCCAGGGCATCAACACGGACCCGGCCCGGCCGATCGGCCCGGACCTCGCCTTCGGTGCGGGGCCGCACTACTGCACCGGCGCCCAGCTCGCCCAACTGGAGCTGAGCGCGGTCGTGGAGGTGCTCCGCGCCGACTTCCCGCACGCGTGCCTCGCCGTGCCCTTCGCGCGGCTCCGGCAGAGGGACCTCGGCGGCGTCCAGGGCAGCAGGTTGACCGCACTTCCCGTGCGGCTGCGGGGCTGA
- a CDS encoding MFS transporter has protein sequence MTPAPRAATAASPLLSGRTAIVVLAVILAADFMELLDATIVSVAAPAIAGDLGADETALQWILAGYTLAVGAGLITGGGLGDRFGRRRVFLLGLTAFMLASAGCGLAPNPEVLIAMRVAQGLGGGLMIPQVFGIIRASFEPGARAGALGAYGAVLGLASVAGPLLGGVLLDADLFGLGWRAIFWVNIPIALVGLVVGILVIPESRAPGRTRLDLPGALLAATAAVLLLLPLIQGRDWGWPWWSLAVLALSAPTVALFIAHERRLLARGGRPILDPALLRLRAFTAGLSASLLFFGALGSFFLLLSLYLQLGTGRSALDTGLVILPYAVGSIITSGIGARFADRAGRALLVSGALVLAASQAALLVLLQDGAAPSYWALAAPMFLGGLGLGLTAPSLINVVLSGVPAKDAGAVGGVLTTVTQVGNAFGVAVLGAVFFARMEDAVVGGADAHLAYTDAFTSILPWQVACYVAAAALMFLLPRRASEPR, from the coding sequence ATGACCCCAGCTCCCCGCGCCGCCACGGCGGCCTCCCCACTCCTGTCCGGACGCACGGCGATCGTCGTGCTGGCCGTGATCCTCGCCGCCGACTTCATGGAACTCCTCGACGCCACGATCGTCAGCGTGGCGGCCCCCGCCATCGCCGGGGACCTGGGCGCCGATGAGACCGCGCTGCAATGGATCCTGGCCGGATACACGCTCGCCGTCGGAGCCGGCCTGATCACCGGCGGAGGACTCGGTGACCGGTTCGGGCGCCGCCGGGTGTTCCTCCTCGGGCTGACCGCGTTCATGCTGGCCTCGGCCGGCTGCGGTCTGGCGCCGAACCCCGAGGTGCTCATCGCCATGCGCGTCGCGCAGGGCCTGGGCGGCGGACTCATGATCCCGCAGGTGTTCGGCATCATCCGCGCCTCCTTCGAACCCGGCGCGCGGGCGGGGGCGCTGGGCGCCTACGGCGCCGTGTTGGGCCTGGCCTCGGTGGCCGGCCCGCTGCTCGGAGGGGTCCTGCTCGACGCCGACCTCTTCGGTCTCGGCTGGCGGGCGATCTTCTGGGTCAACATTCCGATCGCGCTCGTCGGTCTGGTCGTCGGGATCCTGGTCATCCCCGAGTCCCGGGCCCCGGGCCGGACACGGCTTGACCTGCCCGGCGCGCTCCTCGCCGCCACCGCGGCGGTCCTCCTGCTCCTACCGCTGATCCAGGGGCGCGACTGGGGGTGGCCCTGGTGGAGCTTGGCCGTCCTGGCGCTCTCCGCTCCCACGGTGGCCCTGTTCATCGCCCACGAACGGCGGCTGCTCGCGCGGGGCGGCCGACCGATCCTCGACCCCGCGCTGCTGCGGTTGCGCGCCTTCACCGCAGGCCTGTCCGCCTCCCTGCTGTTCTTCGGCGCGCTCGGTTCCTTCTTCCTCCTGCTGTCCCTCTACCTCCAACTCGGGACCGGGCGCAGCGCGCTCGACACCGGCCTGGTGATCCTGCCCTACGCGGTCGGCTCGATCATCACCTCGGGGATCGGGGCCCGGTTCGCCGACCGCGCGGGCCGGGCGCTCCTGGTGAGCGGCGCACTCGTGCTGGCCGCCTCCCAGGCCGCCCTGCTCGTCCTCCTCCAGGACGGCGCCGCCCCCTCCTACTGGGCGCTGGCGGCGCCGATGTTCCTCGGCGGTCTGGGGCTGGGGCTCACGGCCCCGTCCCTGATCAACGTCGTCCTGTCCGGCGTGCCCGCCAAGGACGCCGGGGCCGTGGGCGGCGTTCTGACGACCGTCACGCAGGTCGGTAACGCGTTCGGTGTCGCGGTCCTCGGCGCCGTGTTCTTCGCCCGTATGGAGGACGCCGTGGTCGGGGGCGCCGACGCCCACCTCGCCTACACGGACGCCTTCACCTCGATCCTGCCCTGGCAGGTCGCCTGCTACGTCGCCGCGGCCGCGCTCATGTTCCTGCTCCCTCGGCGAGCGAGCGAACCCCGGTGA
- a CDS encoding MarR family winged helix-turn-helix transcriptional regulator yields MAKPDPRREALIAELTRDAIPAWAILVVQLNNVVADRLGVTDTDVQCLHVLGRHGPTTPGVLAEHVNLTTGSASRMIDRLVAADCVRRVPDPDDRRRVLIEPTQEGIERVSAAYADLVARTRDDLDGFDDERIGDLIDFMRAAAHSTEAEIRRLRSATDSDGSERS; encoded by the coding sequence ATGGCGAAGCCGGACCCGCGAAGGGAAGCACTGATCGCCGAGCTCACCCGGGACGCGATACCCGCGTGGGCGATCCTGGTCGTGCAGCTCAACAACGTCGTCGCCGACCGTCTGGGCGTCACGGACACCGACGTGCAGTGCCTGCACGTGCTCGGCCGTCACGGACCGACGACACCGGGCGTCCTGGCCGAGCACGTGAACCTCACCACCGGGTCGGCCTCGCGGATGATCGACCGCCTCGTCGCCGCGGACTGCGTCCGGCGGGTCCCCGACCCCGACGACCGCAGGCGGGTGCTCATCGAGCCCACCCAGGAGGGCATCGAGCGGGTGAGCGCGGCCTACGCGGACCTGGTCGCGCGCACCCGCGACGACCTCGACGGTTTCGACGACGAGCGGATCGGCGACCTCATCGACTTCATGAGGGCGGCCGCACACAGCACCGAGGCGGAGATCCGCCGCCTCCGATCCGCGACCGACTCCGACGGCTCGGAGCGCTCCTAA
- a CDS encoding trehalase-like domain-containing protein: MTLTHAVEASPATPPETSGTAPEALPLDVRRRVSALARSSNLLVTCDYDGALAPTDASASRPLPQAVRALRDLAELPGTTCAVISARPLADLATLSRLPAEIHLIGSHGTDYDTTLDQPLRAADKATALEQLRDQVEATATCYLGGGHGEEPVFLRLNGPDTGIRVGSEPTVAAHRVADTPAAAQLLSALAAERRAWVFGERPTPIERMSLLSNQTAVALVGPDARLSWFCHPEPDSPAVFAEVLGGRSAGVFAIGPAHGGRPLGQRYEAGTMTVRTRFSRMETTDYLARTETAGRTDLVRVVSGVVPATVEFAPRPDFGRAPVRLVPFEDGLRVEGADYPMVLFSPGVDWQVSGDGTHDSARATVHPTSERPVVLELRCGTTDTAPSATGEPERRRATHEHWTDWVRDLDLPVTARDLAQRSALTLRGLCTPTGGVMAAATTSLPEEIGGVRNWDYRYCWLRDGAMTVQSLVTLGSTAEAERFLDWVHSVVATLPGPELLRPLYSLRGTDLGPEEVIETLSGYAGSRPVRVGNLADHQVQLDVFGPIVELITHLSTARGHLADRDWELVEQMCAAVARRWDEPDHGIWEERDEPRQRVYSKVMCWVSLDRALTLAGDYGREADPTWAGLRERIAAEVLESGWNEQAQAYTTAYDGTDLDAASLHIGLSGMIDPSDERFQATVTAIEAQLRSGPTVYRYHRDDGLPGGEGGFHLCTTWLIEAYVLTGRRAEAEELFKHLVDCAGPTGLIPEEFDPVTERALGNHPQAYSHLGLIRCAQLLDRDV; this comes from the coding sequence GTGACGCTCACCCACGCGGTCGAGGCGAGCCCGGCGACACCGCCGGAGACGTCCGGCACGGCTCCCGAAGCCCTGCCACTGGACGTGCGCCGACGCGTGTCGGCGTTGGCCCGCTCCTCCAACCTGCTCGTCACCTGTGACTACGACGGCGCCCTGGCCCCCACCGACGCCTCCGCCTCGCGGCCCCTCCCCCAGGCCGTGCGCGCCCTGCGGGACCTGGCCGAGCTGCCCGGCACCACGTGTGCCGTCATCTCCGCCCGGCCGCTGGCCGATCTGGCGACCCTCTCCCGCCTGCCCGCCGAGATCCATCTCATCGGCTCCCACGGCACCGACTACGACACCACCCTGGACCAGCCCCTGCGGGCCGCGGACAAGGCGACGGCGCTGGAGCAGCTCCGCGACCAGGTCGAGGCCACGGCCACGTGCTACCTCGGCGGCGGCCACGGCGAGGAGCCGGTCTTCCTGCGCCTGAACGGCCCCGACACCGGCATCCGTGTTGGGAGCGAGCCCACCGTGGCCGCCCACCGGGTCGCCGACACTCCCGCCGCGGCCCAGCTCCTGAGCGCCCTGGCCGCCGAGCGCCGCGCCTGGGTCTTCGGGGAACGCCCCACCCCGATCGAGCGCATGAGCCTGCTGTCCAACCAGACCGCCGTCGCTCTGGTGGGCCCCGACGCCCGCCTGTCCTGGTTCTGTCATCCCGAGCCCGACTCCCCCGCCGTGTTCGCCGAGGTCCTCGGCGGCCGCAGCGCCGGCGTGTTCGCGATCGGCCCCGCCCACGGCGGGCGCCCCCTGGGCCAGCGCTACGAGGCCGGCACCATGACCGTGCGCACCCGCTTCTCCCGGATGGAGACCACCGACTACCTCGCCCGCACCGAGACCGCCGGCCGCACCGACCTGGTGCGCGTCGTGTCCGGCGTGGTCCCGGCCACGGTGGAGTTCGCCCCCCGCCCCGACTTCGGCCGCGCGCCCGTGCGCCTGGTCCCCTTCGAGGACGGCCTGCGGGTGGAGGGCGCGGACTACCCGATGGTCCTCTTCTCGCCCGGCGTGGACTGGCAGGTCAGCGGGGACGGCACCCACGACTCCGCCCGCGCCACCGTCCACCCCACCTCCGAGCGGCCCGTCGTGCTCGAACTGCGCTGCGGCACCACCGACACCGCGCCGAGCGCGACCGGGGAGCCGGAGCGCCGCCGGGCCACCCACGAGCACTGGACCGACTGGGTGCGCGACCTGGACCTGCCGGTCACGGCGCGCGACCTGGCCCAGCGGTCCGCGCTGACCCTGCGCGGGCTGTGCACCCCCACCGGCGGGGTGATGGCCGCCGCGACCACCTCCCTGCCCGAGGAGATCGGCGGCGTCCGCAACTGGGACTACCGCTACTGCTGGCTGCGCGACGGCGCCATGACCGTCCAGTCCCTGGTCACGCTGGGCTCCACCGCCGAGGCCGAGCGCTTCCTGGACTGGGTGCACTCCGTGGTCGCCACCCTGCCCGGTCCCGAACTGCTGCGCCCCCTGTACAGCCTGCGCGGTACCGACCTGGGTCCGGAGGAGGTCATCGAGACCCTGTCCGGCTACGCCGGCTCCCGACCGGTCCGGGTCGGCAACCTCGCCGACCACCAGGTCCAGCTGGACGTGTTCGGGCCCATCGTCGAGCTCATCACCCACCTGTCCACGGCACGCGGCCACCTGGCCGACCGGGACTGGGAGCTGGTCGAGCAGATGTGCGCGGCGGTCGCGCGGCGCTGGGACGAGCCCGACCACGGCATCTGGGAGGAGCGCGACGAGCCCCGCCAGCGCGTGTACTCCAAGGTGATGTGCTGGGTGAGCCTGGACCGGGCCCTGACCCTGGCCGGCGACTACGGGCGCGAGGCCGATCCGACCTGGGCCGGGCTGCGCGAGCGGATCGCGGCGGAGGTCCTGGAGTCGGGGTGGAACGAGCAGGCGCAGGCCTACACCACCGCCTACGACGGCACCGACCTGGACGCGGCGTCGCTGCACATCGGGCTGTCCGGCATGATCGACCCCTCCGACGAGCGCTTCCAGGCGACGGTGACCGCGATCGAGGCGCAGCTGCGCAGCGGCCCGACGGTGTACCGGTACCACCGCGACGACGGCCTGCCCGGGGGCGAGGGCGGCTTCCACCTGTGCACCACGTGGCTGATCGAGGCCTACGTGCTGACCGGGCGGCGGGCCGAGGCCGAGGAGCTGTTCAAGCACCTGGTGGACTGCGCGGGGCCGACCGGGCTCATCCCCGAGGAGTTCGACCCCGTCACCGAGCGGGCGCTGGGCAACCACCCGCAGGCGTACTCGCACCTGGGGCTGATCCGCTGCGCCCAGCTCCTGGACCGGGACGTCTAG
- a CDS encoding winged helix DNA-binding domain-containing protein: MGTTETTLTPRALNRATLDRQLLLRRVDRPVADVVSHLVGLQAQTTHTWYVGLQSRIASLSAHDVGRQLTEGELVRVSLMRSTLHLVTPQDCRFLRATVQSAMDRDLAHSSHGKTTRDVDQDAVVAAGLAHLEKRPLTPKELGALLAEEWPEVPGADLAYVVRNRVPVVQVPPRGVWGASGPPALAPADSWTGLAMDAPADPDTLVLRYLAAFGPAGVKDVQAWSGLTRLREVVDRLRPRLVVLRTEDGAELFDLPDAPRPDPDTPAPVRFLYDFDNLLRGHADRSRVISAEHLKRITSRNGMPPSTVLVDGRVRASWKVVGRGADTAVEVVPFAPITEAEAEEVAAEGARLLDFLAPDAEGREVRFVSGP, encoded by the coding sequence ATGGGCACGACCGAAACCACGTTGACGCCGCGGGCGCTCAACCGCGCGACCCTCGACCGGCAGCTGCTCCTGCGCCGCGTCGACCGCCCCGTCGCCGACGTGGTGAGCCACCTCGTCGGGCTCCAGGCCCAGACCACGCACACCTGGTACGTCGGGCTGCAGAGCCGCATCGCCTCGCTCTCGGCCCACGACGTCGGCCGGCAGCTGACCGAGGGCGAGCTGGTCCGCGTCTCGCTGATGCGCTCCACCCTCCACCTGGTCACCCCCCAGGACTGCCGGTTCCTGCGCGCCACCGTGCAGAGCGCGATGGACCGGGACCTCGCCCACAGCAGCCACGGGAAGACCACCCGGGACGTGGACCAGGACGCCGTCGTGGCGGCCGGGCTCGCGCACCTGGAGAAGCGACCGCTCACGCCCAAGGAGCTGGGCGCGCTGCTCGCCGAGGAGTGGCCGGAGGTCCCCGGCGCCGACCTCGCCTACGTCGTGCGCAACCGGGTGCCCGTGGTCCAGGTCCCCCCGCGCGGGGTGTGGGGAGCCTCCGGGCCGCCCGCGCTCGCGCCCGCCGACAGCTGGACCGGGCTGGCCATGGACGCCCCGGCCGATCCGGACACCCTCGTCCTGCGCTACCTGGCCGCGTTCGGCCCCGCCGGGGTCAAGGACGTGCAGGCCTGGTCCGGGCTGACCCGGCTGCGCGAGGTCGTCGACCGGCTGCGCCCCCGGCTGGTGGTGCTGCGCACCGAGGACGGCGCCGAGCTCTTCGACCTGCCCGACGCGCCGCGCCCCGACCCCGACACCCCGGCGCCCGTGCGCTTCCTCTACGACTTCGACAACCTGCTGCGCGGCCACGCCGACCGGAGCCGCGTCATCTCCGCGGAGCATCTCAAACGCATCACGTCGCGCAACGGAATGCCGCCCTCGACCGTCCTGGTGGACGGACGGGTCCGGGCCTCGTGGAAGGTCGTGGGCCGGGGCGCGGACACGGCCGTCGAGGTCGTTCCGTTCGCCCCGATCACCGAGGCGGAGGCGGAGGAGGTGGCGGCCGAGGGAGCGCGGCTGCTGGACTTCCTGGCGCCGGACGCCGAGGGCCGCGAGGTGCGCTTCGTGTCCGGGCCCTGA
- a CDS encoding VTT domain-containing protein: MTNQRHSTDGDTDAASTVGAPAPAEADAPLSPEEERRREKQRKEEEAREALRAIKPWQGKATRQDKALLVAFIVIPAVFLSLTPLKPLLIADHPVGLAMLTGSNAAVGAASAFARIGEIPLWLVLVAGVFGKIKVDWLFWWLGRRWGRGIVNLLTPSERARRLADKVRDANPWWIRAALVFSYVPGVPAGLVLVVAGWTGMRLGTFMALNALAALLMTGTVAAAGYAAGQAGVDIILVVDSYALWITIAIIFAMAFVPLIRQSIRAKAEERARAKTAGSAESPKAAESAEDTEAAEGAEATESAEAPKDAAGVRDTAGTV, encoded by the coding sequence ATGACGAATCAGCGGCACAGCACCGACGGCGACACCGACGCGGCCTCCACCGTCGGCGCTCCGGCGCCCGCGGAGGCCGACGCCCCGCTCTCCCCCGAGGAGGAGCGGCGCCGGGAGAAGCAGCGCAAGGAAGAGGAGGCCAGGGAGGCCCTGCGCGCGATCAAGCCCTGGCAGGGCAAGGCGACCCGCCAGGACAAGGCGCTCCTGGTCGCGTTCATCGTCATCCCCGCCGTCTTCCTGTCACTCACCCCGCTCAAGCCGCTGCTGATCGCCGACCACCCGGTGGGGCTGGCCATGCTGACCGGCAGCAACGCCGCCGTCGGTGCCGCGTCCGCCTTCGCGCGGATCGGCGAGATCCCGCTGTGGCTCGTCCTGGTCGCGGGGGTCTTCGGCAAGATCAAGGTCGACTGGCTCTTCTGGTGGCTGGGTCGCCGCTGGGGGCGGGGCATCGTCAACCTCCTCACGCCCAGCGAGCGCGCCCGGCGCCTCGCGGACAAGGTGCGCGACGCGAACCCGTGGTGGATCCGGGCCGCCCTGGTCTTCTCCTACGTCCCCGGCGTCCCCGCCGGACTCGTCCTGGTCGTCGCGGGCTGGACCGGCATGCGGCTGGGGACGTTCATGGCCCTCAACGCGCTGGCCGCCCTGCTGATGACCGGCACCGTCGCCGCCGCGGGCTACGCCGCCGGGCAGGCCGGGGTCGACATCATCCTCGTGGTCGACAGCTACGCCCTCTGGATCACCATCGCCATCATCTTCGCCATGGCGTTCGTGCCGCTGATCCGGCAGAGCATCCGCGCCAAGGCCGAGGAGCGCGCCCGGGCCAAGACCGCGGGGAGCGCCGAGAGCCCGAAGGCCGCGGAGAGCGCGGAGGACACCGAGGCCGCCGAGGGCGCGGAGGCCACCGAGTCCGCCGAGGCCCCGAAGGACGCCGCCGGCGTCAGGGACACCGCAGGGACGGTCTGA
- the lpdA gene encoding dihydrolipoyl dehydrogenase, which produces MGQQHFDLVVLGAGPGGYVAAIRASQLGLRTAVIEEKYWGGVCLNVGCIPSKALLRNAELAHLFAHDADYFGIKVDGKVEFDYGKAHSRSREVADGRVKGVHFLMKKNKITEIHGRGTFTDDRTIEVKGEDGATETVTFDHAVIATGSSTKLLPGTSLSERVVTYEEQILSDTLPESIVIAGAGAIGVEFAYVLANYGVDVTIVEFLDRLVPLEDEEISKELGKAYKKLGVKVMASTRVESVEDTGENVRVTVKGKDGQEQTLEAGKLLQAIGFAPNVEGFGLDRTGVRLTERGAIDIDSRGRTSVPHIYAIGDVTAKLMLAHTAEAMGIVAVETIADAETQEVDYRFIPRATYCQPQIASFGYSEAEAREAGYDVQVAKFPFMANGKSHGIGDTRGFVKIISDGKYGEFLGAHMIGPDVTELLPELTLAQQWDLTVHEVARNIHAHPTLSEAVKEAVHGLAGHMINF; this is translated from the coding sequence ATGGGACAACAACACTTCGATCTCGTCGTCCTCGGCGCTGGTCCGGGCGGCTACGTCGCCGCGATCCGCGCGTCCCAGCTCGGCCTCAGGACGGCCGTCATCGAGGAGAAGTACTGGGGCGGGGTCTGCCTCAACGTGGGCTGCATCCCCTCCAAGGCCCTGCTGCGCAACGCCGAGCTCGCCCACCTGTTCGCCCATGACGCCGACTACTTCGGCATCAAGGTCGACGGCAAGGTGGAGTTCGACTACGGCAAGGCCCACAGCCGCAGCCGTGAGGTGGCCGACGGCCGCGTCAAGGGCGTCCACTTCCTCATGAAGAAGAACAAGATCACCGAGATCCACGGGCGCGGCACCTTCACCGACGACCGCACGATCGAGGTCAAGGGCGAGGACGGCGCCACCGAGACCGTCACCTTCGACCACGCGGTGATCGCCACCGGGTCCTCCACCAAGCTGCTGCCGGGCACCTCCCTCTCCGAGCGCGTGGTCACCTACGAGGAGCAGATCCTCAGCGACACCCTGCCGGAGAGCATCGTCATCGCCGGCGCCGGGGCGATCGGGGTCGAGTTCGCCTACGTCCTGGCCAACTACGGCGTCGACGTCACCATCGTGGAGTTCCTCGACCGCCTCGTCCCGCTGGAGGACGAGGAGATCTCCAAGGAACTGGGCAAGGCCTACAAGAAGCTCGGCGTCAAGGTCATGGCCTCCACCCGGGTCGAGTCCGTCGAGGACACCGGCGAGAACGTCCGCGTCACCGTCAAGGGCAAGGACGGGCAGGAGCAGACGCTGGAGGCCGGCAAGCTGCTCCAGGCGATCGGCTTCGCGCCCAACGTCGAGGGCTTCGGCCTGGACCGGACCGGCGTCCGGCTCACCGAGCGCGGCGCGATCGACATCGACTCCCGCGGCCGCACGAGCGTGCCGCACATCTACGCCATCGGCGACGTCACCGCCAAGCTCATGCTCGCGCACACCGCCGAGGCCATGGGCATCGTCGCGGTGGAGACCATCGCGGACGCCGAGACGCAGGAGGTCGACTACCGGTTCATCCCGCGCGCCACCTACTGCCAGCCGCAGATCGCCAGCTTCGGCTACTCCGAGGCCGAGGCCCGCGAGGCCGGGTACGACGTCCAGGTCGCCAAGTTCCCGTTCATGGCCAACGGCAAGTCGCACGGCATCGGCGACACCCGCGGCTTCGTCAAGATCATCTCCGACGGCAAGTACGGCGAGTTCCTGGGCGCCCACATGATCGGCCCGGACGTCACCGAGCTCCTGCCGGAGCTCACGCTGGCCCAGCAGTGGGACCTGACCGTCCACGAGGTGGCGCGCAACATCCACGCCCACCCCACGCTCAGCGAGGCGGTCAAGGAGGCCGTCCACGGTCTGGCCGGGCACATGATCAACTTCTAG